The window CTGGATAAATATGCTCTTATGTGATGCATTTAGCTGTAGAAAGTGAACATTTGGGAACCTTCATGGTTCTTACTGGACGAACGGCCGGCAGAATCGTGAAGAATTCAGAGAATCGAACGACGACGGTAGAATAGGAGAGAAAACGAGAGAGAAGACGGTTATCTGACGAGATACGGGTCGTCACCGGGGATGAACCGCCCGAGGTCGGATTCACGGCGGAAGTCCGTCGACTGGAGTGTCGTCAAGCCAGCGACGAGTTCGTCGTGGTCATCGTCGTCCCACTCGAGAGGGTCCTTGATAGGAACGACGAGGAATCCACTCCCGCGAATCTCCTGTCCGTGGAGTGCTTCCATGTCGATATCGGTCTTCCATCCGACAGACGTGTAGTTGTTCAAGACGTGGTCCGTCGCGACTGCGCCCACAGGGAGCAGAACGTGGGCGGCGATTGCGCGGAGTTCTGCGTCGAAGAATCGCTCCATGTCGGTGTAGTCTGCGGCCGTCGGTGTCCCGTCTGGGACACACATGTGCAGATACGACACGAACGTCGAGTTCACGGTCGGTTCGTCGCCCGTCGTCCCCAAGAGGCCTGCATCGACGAGTGCTGCCTGGAGTCGCTTGCCTGCTTCGTTGGTGAACGGGACGCCGGTTTCGGCCCCACCGTGGATACCGGGGTGGTCACCGATGACGTGAAAATCAGCGTTGGCGTCGCCGTATCCCGGGACGAACCGGTCACACGACGGTCGCATGCCGAACGGGTTGCTCGTGCGGTCGGTTACGTTCCTCACGGTATCTCTTGAGGCGTCGTCAGATAAAGAAGACGTGGTTCGTCCCGAAATCGTACACGAACGTGTATGAGCATCCCGTTCGCCGATTCAGAGTTCGACGCCAGACGGGATGAGACTCCGGCCACGGAGTAGACTGCCGTCTACGTCGTAGACGAGAAACATCGACTTCTCGAACGTGGCGAAGTGTTCGCCTTCGATGGCGACGTCGACACGATAGTGGCCGTCTTTGTCGTCCGAATTTCGGCCGTACTCCCGCGCCGCGCCGATGAAGTACAGCACGTCTTCCGCGTCGGCGTTGAGTTCGAGGACGTAGTCACCGGTCAGGCGGTCAGTCACACTGACGACACCTCGTGTGTCCGTCTCGGTGATTGGACCCTGGAGGCGCAAAGATACGTCTAAGTCCCCCGACGCGAGGACGTCGCCGCCGGGTGCGGAGAATCGCTCCCGGAGTTCCTCGGGTGGGCCATAAAAGTCGATAGAGACCGTCGGTTGGCGAGGAGTGTCGTCTTCCTCGTACCAATCGACATCGCGAACGTCGAGTTCAAAGTAATCACGCCGCATTCCGTACGGTGTAGTATTATTGCGCGACCTATTAACGTGACGCCCACTCTCTCCCACGTGTCAGACGCACAATCGCACCGGAACTCCGACTCGGTGGTCGGACAGGTCGGTAGTTTTTACCCGACGCACCGTGGCGAATGTCGCATGGTCTGGGTCCGGTCTGAACACGCAGGCGCACTGGCAGTCGTTTCGACGTGGCTCTGCGCACTTCTCCCGTGGAACATCACGTACTCGTCGAGCATCGCCGGCGTCAGTTTCTTGTTCGTCAGGTTTCCCTTCCTCGAAATTCAGTACGCGTGGGGGCTGTCCCAACGCGTTGCTGTCCGTAATCCGTTGTCTGCGCTGTCGCTCCAGTCGGGACAGACCGTCGAAATCGCCTATCAGGTGTGGGTCGTCGGTGCGGCGGCGTTGGCGCTCGCACTCCTCTTTTCGTTCGCGTACTATCTACGTGAAGAACGCGTCGAGGCGGGGCCAGTCGACCCTGTCCGACTCCTCGGCGGCCTCCTCGGAGTCGTCGGCCTCTCGTTCGGAGCGTCGTCGTATCTGCTCGCAACGCGTGGAATACCGGGCATTCCGCTCCCTGTCGGCGTCGTCATCGCACTCGTCTTCGCCGGCGTCCTGTTGACTGTCGAACGTTCCTGAGTGTCGGGCGCGCGGACCATTTAAGTAGTGACCTCTCATACCACCCGACCAACTGAACCGGGTGACGATGCCACGAGATAGCACGAGAGATACGAGGCCGACAATCGACGCTGCGGGCGGCAGAGGCGTCTTCCGACTCCTCCGCGATGGTGACTTCGACATCGCCGCCGACGAGACGAGACGAATCTTGCGGCGAACCGCAGAGATGCTTCGCGGGTCGAGCCTGAACGTCCGTCCACTCATCCCAGAGGACACGCCACTCGGGACGTACGACATTCCAGAGGGGCACGAAGAACGCGAGCGATACTGGGTGAACGCGCCGTTCGCGTACGTCGTCGTCACCTTCGATACGAACGCGACTGCACACCACTACCACGTCGTCGAACCGAACCTCGACGAGTTCGAGGCGTCGCTCCTCGAGCGCGTTCGTACCGACATCCGCGACCCGTTGTTGTACAATCGCGACATCGACCCGACGCGCGAGGACGCCCTCACGAACGAACTCGCGACACTCCTCGAACAGTACGGTCTCGAACTGGGGATGGACTCGTTTCACACCCTGCTGTACTACCTCCGGCGCGACTTCCACGGGTACGGACCGCTCGACCCGTTGATGCACGACCCGCACATCGAGGACATCTCCTGTGACGGGTACAACCTCCCGCTGTTCGTCTATCACGACGAGTACACCGACATCGTGACGAACATCTCCTTCGAGAGCGAGGAACTCGACAACTACGTCATCCGCCTCGCACAGCGCTCCGGCCAGCACATCAGCGTCGGTGACCCCGTCCTCGGAACGACGCTCCCCAACGGTGCGCGCGCCGAGTTGGCACTCGGTGAAGAGGTGACGCCGCGCGGGTCGGCATTCACCGTCCGGATGTACGCTGAAGAGCCATTCACGCCCATCGACCTCGTGGAGTACGGGACGTTCTCCATCGAAGAGATGGCGTACCTGTGGCTCTGTATCGAGCACAACAAGAGCCTCATCTTCGCCGGCGGGACGGCCTCCGGGAAGACCACCTCGATGAACGCCGTCTCGATGTTCGTCCCACCGCGGGCGAAAGTGCTCTCGATAGAGGACACTCGCGAACTCGCGCTGTACCACGACAACTGGCTGTCGTCTGTCACCCGTGAACGCCTCCACGAAGGCACGGACATCACGATGTACGACCTCTTGCGGTCCGCGCTTCGCCACCGTCCGGAGTACATCATCGTCGGCGAAGTCCGCGGCGAGGAAGCGGTGACACTCTTCCAGGCGATGAACACGGGTCACACGACGTTCTCGACGATGCACGCCGACAGCATCGAGACGGTCATCAACCGACTGGAGAACGAACCCATCAACGTCCCGCGTGCGATGGTCCAATCGCTCGACTTGCTGTGTGTGCAGACGCTCACACGGCACGACGGCGAACGCGTCCGTCGGTCACAGACGATTGGCGAGATTGGCGACATCGACCAGCGAACCGGCGAACTCGACTACTCCGCCGCCTTCTCGTGGGACCCCGAAGACGACACGTTCAGCCAGAGCGACAGTTCGTTGCTCGACCAGATTCAACGCGAGAACGGATGGTCGCGGACCGAACTCCGTCGGGAACTTCGGCAACGTGAGCAGTTCCTCCGATACCTCCTCGACAAGGGCGTCTCCGACTACCGCCGGTTCACCGCACTCATCAACGAATACTACGCAGACGCCGACGACGTGATGGCCCGCGTCGAGGCCGACGAAAACATCGTCGACGCAGGAACGAGGCCCTGACATGGAGTTCGGCCTGCACTATCTCCCCCTCCTCGTCGCCATCGCCATCACGCTTCCCGTGGTGCTGTCGCCGGTGAGCAGGCGCGCTGACTTGGTGGTCTCGCAGGTCGCACTCCCAATCTTCGGCTTCTACGTCGCCAACGAGAACCCACGGCGCAGAGAGCAACGCCACCGACTCCGCGCGGCGCACGTCGGTGTCACTCATCGTGTGTACGCCTCGCGGACCTTGCTCATGGCCGGAGTCTTCGGCGTCGCAGGGAGCATCTTCGGCGTCTACGTCGCCGCCGCACTCCTCGAAACGCTCGCCGTCTCGTCAAAGACGGTGCAATCGACGCTCCCCGCTGCACTCCAGTTCCTCGGTGGCCTCGCGGGCATCGAGGCCCTCTCGCTCGGTCAGTTGTTCTTCATCCTCCTGTTTTCGAGTGCGACCATCGGGACGGTGCTCGCCGTCGGCGTCTACTGGATTCGCTGGTACTACCTCGTCGAGCGTGCGGACACGCGCTCTGCGGAAATCGAGGCGACACTCCCGCGGACAGTGGCGTTTACCTTCGCTCTCTCACGGTCCGGGATGCCGTTCCCGAAGGTGCTCCAGACACTCGCTCGCAACGAGGCAGTCTACGGTGAGGCGGCCCGAGAAGTTGGCGTCGCCGTCCGCGACATGGACGCGTTCGGGACGGACGTCCTCACCGCGCTAAAGTCGATGGCGACGCGGACGCCGAGTCCGAACCTCGAAGAGTTCACGGCGAACCTCGCGAGCGTCCTCGGAAGCGGTCGAAACCTCTCGTCGTTCCTCCGCGAACAGTACGAGCGGTTTCAGGAGGAAGCAGAGGCCCAGCAGCAACAGTACCTCGAACTCCTCTCGACGCTCGCCGAGGTGTACGTCACCGTGCTCGTCGCGGGACCGTTGTTCTTCATCACGGTTCTCGTCGTCATCGGCCTCGTCCTCGCGGATACACTGTTCGTCATCCGTCTGCTCGGGTACGTCGCGATTCCGCTCGCCAGTTTCGGCTTCGTCGTCTACATCGACAGCATCACTCGCTCGCTTCGGGGAAGCGTCGTCGTCGACGACGACGTACAGACGGCGGGCGACTCGATTCGGGCAATCGAGGGACGAACGGAGTCTGGCACGCGGCCTGCGACAGACGGTGGAGAAGTCGCAGACCGGTGGCAGGCGAACCGCGAACGACTCGCCGCGTACGACCGGTTCGCCTGGCTTCGCCGGTGGGTCGACCAACCCATCAGTCAACTCGGGCGGAACCCGTTTGCGACGCTCGTCATCACGATTCCGCTCGGAATTCTCTGGGTCGCCCTTCAGTCGTCGCCGCCCGACATCTCGCTCGAACGACTCCTGTCGTCGCCACCGCCGATTCCGACTGTTGCACTCCCGGAGACGTCGGCAACCACCAAGATGATACTCGACGTGGTCGCCGCCGTCGACCAACACGTCGTCGAGGCGGGTATCGTCTCGCTGTTCGCCATCGCCTTCGTCTACGAGGCGCGGAAGCGCCGGGTTCGGGCCATCGAACAGGGCATGCCCGACTTTCTGGACAGACTCGCGAGCGTCAACGAAGCGGGCCTCACTATCGTTCAGAGCCTTCGACGCGTGTCCTCGTCCGACCTCGGCCCACTCGGTGACGAAGTCGAGCGAACCTGCCGCGACATCGACTGGGGGGCCGACGCACAGACGGCGCTCCGCCGGATGGACCGCCGCACGACGAGTCCGATGGTCTCGCGGTCGGTCACGCTCATCACCAACGCGATGAGTGCGAGCGGCGACATCGCGCCGGTTCTCAGAATCGCGGCAAACGAGGCGCAGGACAGTCGCCGACTGGCCCGAGAACGAACTCAGGAGATGCTGACGTACCTCATCGTCATCTACATCTCCTTCTTCGTGTTCCTCGGCATCGTCGTCGCCCTGACCGTCTCGTTCATCCCGGCGGTCGAACAGGCGACGTCCCAGGCGGCGGTCGGGTCCGGAGGCGTCGCAGGCGTCACCTCCGGGACGTTCTCTGGCCTGCGCGACGTGGACACGCAGGCCTACTCGGTGCTGTTCTACCACCTCTCTGTGATACAGGGCGTCTGCTCTGGCCTCATTGCAGGCCAACTGGGAGAAGGCGAAGTCGCCGACGGCATCAAACACGCGGGCGTCCTCCTGCTCATCACCTACGCCCTGTTCTCGTTTATCTGAGAGGTTGCTGCTGGCGTCGGGGGGTCGGTGACGACCCGTGTCGTGACCGACGCGACCCGTGGAGTCTTTGTCGCGGCACCGCCACGGGCCGACATGGACGACCCTCGAACCGCGGTCCGCGAAACCTACGACCGCATCGCGTCACACTTCGCGTCCACACGCGAGTATCCGTGGCCGGAAGTCGAATCGTTCGTCACGGACGCGACGGCCGACGGGCCCGCCACGCGCGCTCTCGACCTCGGGTGCGGCAACGGCCGACACGTCGAACTCCTCTCGGGACACGCCGACGACGTCGTCGGATTAGACGTGAGTCGTGGCCTGCTGGACGAGGCAACGACCAGAGCGACGGACCGAGGGTTCGACGCTGGACTCGTACAGGGCGACGCATCCAGACTTCCGTTCGTCGACGACGCCTTCGACCTCGCCGTCTACGTGGCGACGCTCCACCACCTCACTCCTCGCGAGTCGCGCGTCGCGAGCCTCGACGAACTCGCTCGCGTCCTCGCGTCTGATGGTCGCGCCGTCGTCAGTGCGTGGAGTACGGCACACGACACCTTCGACAGAGAGGAGGGGTTCGACACGACGGTCGATTGGACGCTCCCCGGTGGCGAGACAGTGCCGCGGTTCTACCACATCTACTCGCCCGACGAATTCGACGCCGACCTCGCCGAAAGTTCGCTCACAGTCGTTGAATCGGAGATTTCGAGTGGGAACTGCTACGCTATCGTCAGCGGCGTGTGACGAACCGGAACGCTCTGCGGCAGGAGTGTGACACGGCGTGACATTTCGCGGCTGGATACTGTCCTCGCACAGGTGATGTGGGCTTAAGGCCAGTCAGACGTATCGACGTGTATGACCAAGACCGACGAACGACAGGAGTACGAGGTGGTCGTCGTAGGCGGCGGCCCGGCAGGGTT is drawn from Haloferax litoreum and contains these coding sequences:
- a CDS encoding uracil-DNA glycosylase family protein; this encodes MRNVTDRTSNPFGMRPSCDRFVPGYGDANADFHVIGDHPGIHGGAETGVPFTNEAGKRLQAALVDAGLLGTTGDEPTVNSTFVSYLHMCVPDGTPTAADYTDMERFFDAELRAIAAHVLLPVGAVATDHVLNNYTSVGWKTDIDMEALHGQEIRGSGFLVVPIKDPLEWDDDDHDELVAGLTTLQSTDFRRESDLGRFIPGDDPYLVR
- a CDS encoding type II secretion system F family protein, yielding MEFGLHYLPLLVAIAITLPVVLSPVSRRADLVVSQVALPIFGFYVANENPRRREQRHRLRAAHVGVTHRVYASRTLLMAGVFGVAGSIFGVYVAAALLETLAVSSKTVQSTLPAALQFLGGLAGIEALSLGQLFFILLFSSATIGTVLAVGVYWIRWYYLVERADTRSAEIEATLPRTVAFTFALSRSGMPFPKVLQTLARNEAVYGEAAREVGVAVRDMDAFGTDVLTALKSMATRTPSPNLEEFTANLASVLGSGRNLSSFLREQYERFQEEAEAQQQQYLELLSTLAEVYVTVLVAGPLFFITVLVVIGLVLADTLFVIRLLGYVAIPLASFGFVVYIDSITRSLRGSVVVDDDVQTAGDSIRAIEGRTESGTRPATDGGEVADRWQANRERLAAYDRFAWLRRWVDQPISQLGRNPFATLVITIPLGILWVALQSSPPDISLERLLSSPPPIPTVALPETSATTKMILDVVAAVDQHVVEAGIVSLFAIAFVYEARKRRVRAIEQGMPDFLDRLASVNEAGLTIVQSLRRVSSSDLGPLGDEVERTCRDIDWGADAQTALRRMDRRTTSPMVSRSVTLITNAMSASGDIAPVLRIAANEAQDSRRLARERTQEMLTYLIVIYISFFVFLGIVVALTVSFIPAVEQATSQAAVGSGGVAGVTSGTFSGLRDVDTQAYSVLFYHLSVIQGVCSGLIAGQLGEGEVADGIKHAGVLLLITYALFSFI
- a CDS encoding class I SAM-dependent methyltransferase, yielding MDDPRTAVRETYDRIASHFASTREYPWPEVESFVTDATADGPATRALDLGCGNGRHVELLSGHADDVVGLDVSRGLLDEATTRATDRGFDAGLVQGDASRLPFVDDAFDLAVYVATLHHLTPRESRVASLDELARVLASDGRAVVSAWSTAHDTFDREEGFDTTVDWTLPGGETVPRFYHIYSPDEFDADLAESSLTVVESEISSGNCYAIVSGV
- a CDS encoding DUF5793 family protein, with amino-acid sequence MRRDYFELDVRDVDWYEEDDTPRQPTVSIDFYGPPEELRERFSAPGGDVLASGDLDVSLRLQGPITETDTRGVVSVTDRLTGDYVLELNADAEDVLYFIGAAREYGRNSDDKDGHYRVDVAIEGEHFATFEKSMFLVYDVDGSLLRGRSLIPSGVEL
- a CDS encoding type II/IV secretion system ATPase subunit, with the protein product MPRDSTRDTRPTIDAAGGRGVFRLLRDGDFDIAADETRRILRRTAEMLRGSSLNVRPLIPEDTPLGTYDIPEGHEERERYWVNAPFAYVVVTFDTNATAHHYHVVEPNLDEFEASLLERVRTDIRDPLLYNRDIDPTREDALTNELATLLEQYGLELGMDSFHTLLYYLRRDFHGYGPLDPLMHDPHIEDISCDGYNLPLFVYHDEYTDIVTNISFESEELDNYVIRLAQRSGQHISVGDPVLGTTLPNGARAELALGEEVTPRGSAFTVRMYAEEPFTPIDLVEYGTFSIEEMAYLWLCIEHNKSLIFAGGTASGKTTSMNAVSMFVPPRAKVLSIEDTRELALYHDNWLSSVTRERLHEGTDITMYDLLRSALRHRPEYIIVGEVRGEEAVTLFQAMNTGHTTFSTMHADSIETVINRLENEPINVPRAMVQSLDLLCVQTLTRHDGERVRRSQTIGEIGDIDQRTGELDYSAAFSWDPEDDTFSQSDSSLLDQIQRENGWSRTELRRELRQREQFLRYLLDKGVSDYRRFTALINEYYADADDVMARVEADENIVDAGTRP
- a CDS encoding DUF7549 family protein encodes the protein MVWVRSEHAGALAVVSTWLCALLPWNITYSSSIAGVSFLFVRFPFLEIQYAWGLSQRVAVRNPLSALSLQSGQTVEIAYQVWVVGAAALALALLFSFAYYLREERVEAGPVDPVRLLGGLLGVVGLSFGASSYLLATRGIPGIPLPVGVVIALVFAGVLLTVERS